The following coding sequences are from one Streptococcus mitis window:
- the ligA gene encoding NAD-dependent DNA ligase LigA, translated as MNKRMNELVALLNRYATEYYTSDNPSVSDSEYDRLYRELVELETAYPDQVLADSPTHRVGGKVLDGFEKYSHQYPLYSLQDAFSREELEAFDARVRKEVAHPTYICELKIDGLSISLTYEKGILVVGATRGDGSVGENITENLKRVKDIPLTLPEELDITVRGECYMPRASFDQVNQARQENGEPEFANPRNAAAGTLRQLDTAVVAKRNLATFLYQEASPSTRDSQEKVLKHLEQLGFVVNPKRILAENIDEIWDFIQKVGQERENLPYDIDGVVIKVNDLASQEELGFTVKAPKWAVAYKFPAEEKEAKLLSVDWTVGRTGVVTPTANLTPVQLAGTTVSRATLHNVDYIAEKDIRKDDTVIVYKAGDIIPAVLRVVESKRLSEEKLDIPSHCPSCDSHLLHFEDEVALRCINPRCPAQIMEGLIHFASRDTMNITGLGPSIVEKLFAANLVKDVADIYRLKEEDFLLLEGVKEKSAAKLYQAIQASKENSAEKLLFGLGIRHVGSKASQLLLQHFHSIENLAQADSDEVASIESLGSVIAKSLQTYFATEGSEILLKELKEAGVNLDYKGQTVVADAALSGLTVVLTGKLERLKRSEAKNKLESLGAKVTGSVSKKTDLVVAGADAGSKLQKAQELGIEVRDEAWLESL; from the coding sequence ATGAATAAAAGAATGAATGAGTTGGTCGCCTTGCTCAATCGCTATGCGACTGAGTACTATACCAGCGATAATCCCTCGGTTTCAGACAGTGAGTATGATCGCCTTTACCGAGAGTTGGTCGAGTTAGAAACTGCCTATCCAGATCAAGTGCTAGCAGACAGTCCTACCCATCGTGTTGGTGGCAAGGTTTTAGATGGTTTTGAAAAATACAGTCATCAGTATCCTCTTTATAGTTTGCAGGATGCTTTTTCACGTGAGGAGCTTGAAGCTTTTGATGCGCGTGTTCGTAAGGAAGTGGCTCATCCGACCTATATTTGTGAGCTGAAAATCGATGGTTTGTCTATCTCGCTGACTTATGAAAAGGGGATTTTAGTTGTTGGTGCAACACGTGGAGACGGTTCTGTTGGGGAGAATATAACAGAAAATCTTAAGCGTGTTAAGGACATTCCTTTGACCTTGCCAGAAGAACTAGATATCACAGTTCGTGGGGAATGTTACATGCCACGCGCTTCTTTTGACCAGGTTAACCAAGCTCGCCAAGAAAATGGAGAGCCTGAATTTGCCAATCCTCGTAATGCGGCAGCAGGCACCCTGCGACAGTTGGATACAGCAGTAGTTGCCAAGCGCAATCTTGCGACTTTCCTCTATCAAGAAGCCAGCCCTTCAACTCGTGATAGTCAAGAAAAGGTTTTGAAGCACCTTGAACAACTAGGTTTTGTGGTCAATCCAAAGCGAATCTTGGCTGAAAATATAGATGAAATCTGGGATTTTATTCAAAAAGTAGGACAGGAACGGGAAAACCTGCCTTATGATATCGATGGAGTGGTAATCAAGGTAAACGACCTAGCAAGTCAAGAAGAACTTGGTTTTACCGTTAAGGCTCCAAAGTGGGCAGTGGCCTACAAGTTCCCAGCTGAAGAAAAAGAAGCTAAACTCTTATCAGTTGATTGGACAGTAGGTCGTACTGGAGTTGTCACGCCAACTGCAAATCTCACACCAGTACAACTAGCTGGTACGACTGTTAGCCGTGCGACCCTGCACAATGTGGATTATATTGCTGAAAAAGATATCCGCAAAGACGATACGGTTATCGTTTATAAGGCTGGTGACATCATCCCTGCTGTTTTGCGTGTGGTAGAGTCTAAACGTCTTTCTGAAGAAAAACTAGATATTCCATCACATTGCCCAAGTTGTGACAGTCACTTGCTTCATTTTGAAGATGAGGTGGCTCTCCGTTGTATCAATCCACGTTGCCCTGCCCAAATTATGGAAGGTTTGATTCACTTTGCTTCTCGAGATACTATGAATATTACAGGACTTGGTCCATCTATTGTTGAGAAGCTTTTCGCTGCTAATTTAGTCAAGGATGTGGCGGATATTTACCGTTTGAAAGAAGAAGATTTCCTCCTTTTAGAGGGGGTTAAGGAAAAGTCTGCTGCTAAACTGTATCAGGCCATCCAAGCATCTAAGGAAAATTCTGCTGAAAAGCTCTTGTTTGGTTTGGGCATTCGTCATGTCGGAAGCAAGGCCAGTCAGCTGTTACTTCAACATTTCCACTCGATTGAAAATCTGGCTCAGGCAGATTCAGATGAAGTGGCTAGTATTGAAAGTCTGGGTAGTGTGATTGCCAAGAGTCTTCAGACATATTTTGCGACAGAAGGCTCTGAAATTCTCCTCAAAGAATTGAAAGAAGCTGGGGTCAATCTGGACTATAAAGGACAGACGGTAGTGGCAGATGCGGCCTTGTCAGGTTTGACCGTTGTATTGACTGGAAAATTGGAACGGCTCAAGCGCTCAGAAGCTAAAAATAAACTCGAAAGTTTGGGTGCTAAAGTGACTGGCAGTGTTTCTAAAAAGACCGACCTCGTCGTGGCAGGTGCAGATGCTGGAAGTAAACTTCAAAAAGCACAAGAACTTGGTATTGAAGTTCGAGATGAAGCTTGGCTCGAAAGTTTGTAA
- a CDS encoding glucose-1-phosphate adenylyltransferase has protein sequence MKNEMLALILAGGQGTRLGKLTQSIAKPAVQFGGRYRIIDFALSNCANSGINNVGVITQYQPLALNNHIGNGSSWGLDGINSGVSILQPYSASEGNRWFEGTSHAIYQNIDYIDSVNPEYVLILSGDHIYKMDYDDMLQSHKDNNASLTVAVLDVPLKEASRFGIMNTDANNRIVEFEEKPAQPKSTKASMGIYIFDWQRLRNMLVTAEKSNVDMSDFGKNVIPNYLESGESVYAYEFNGYWKDVGTIESLWEANMEYISPENALDSRNRQWKIYSRNLISPPNFLGANAHVEDSLVVDGCFVDGTVKHSILSTGAQVREGAEVVDSVIMSGAIVGQGAKIKRAIIGEGAVISDGVEIDGTEEVQVVGYDEVVGVATDED, from the coding sequence ATGAAGAATGAAATGTTAGCTTTGATTCTTGCTGGTGGGCAAGGAACTCGTCTCGGTAAACTCACTCAAAGCATCGCAAAACCAGCTGTGCAATTTGGTGGGCGCTACCGTATCATTGACTTTGCTCTTTCAAACTGTGCCAACTCAGGCATCAACAATGTTGGAGTCATTACCCAGTACCAACCACTTGCTCTCAACAACCATATTGGTAATGGTTCAAGCTGGGGACTAGACGGTATCAATTCTGGTGTCTCTATTCTTCAACCTTATTCTGCAAGTGAAGGAAATCGTTGGTTTGAGGGGACTAGCCACGCTATTTACCAAAATATTGATTATATCGACAGTGTCAATCCTGAGTATGTCTTGATTCTCTCTGGGGACCATATCTACAAAATGGACTATGATGATATGCTTCAGTCTCACAAAGATAATAATGCCAGCTTGACAGTAGCGGTTTTAGACGTCCCTCTTAAAGAAGCTAGTCGTTTTGGTATTATGAACACAGATGCCAATAACCGCATTGTTGAATTTGAAGAAAAACCAGCTCAACCTAAATCTACAAAAGCTTCTATGGGAATTTACATTTTTGATTGGCAACGTCTGCGCAATATGCTTGTTACTGCTGAAAAGAGCAATGTCGATATGTCAGACTTCGGTAAGAATGTCATTCCAAATTACCTTGAGTCAGGTGAAAGTGTCTATGCATATGAGTTTAATGGCTACTGGAAAGATGTTGGTACTATTGAGTCACTTTGGGAAGCTAACATGGAATATATTTCACCAGAAAATGCCTTGGATAGCCGTAACCGTCAATGGAAGATTTACTCAAGAAACTTAATTTCACCACCAAACTTCCTTGGGGCAAATGCTCATGTGGAAGATTCCTTGGTTGTCGATGGCTGTTTCGTAGATGGAACTGTTAAACATTCTATCCTCTCAACAGGTGCGCAAGTTCGCGAAGGGGCAGAAGTAGTAGATTCAGTTATCATGAGTGGTGCAATTGTTGGTCAGGGAGCTAAAATCAAACGTGCCATTATTGGTGAAGGTGCAGTTATTTCTGATGGTGTCGAAATTGATGGAACAGAAGAAGTACAAGTTGTAGGATATGATGAAGTAGTGGGGGTAGCAACAGATGAAGATTGA
- the pulA gene encoding type I pullulanase, whose protein sequence is MLNYPVVIHFHRKNGDYAACSFSRKQADNVEKLYYENNFFGAKFSFTVTSQEKLENLKFSVEIDGTVKEYSVRYNYYPLLTEVWILEGDETVYYSENPAIASPYYKDQNPFAFDRAIHSASFDHHWGYQGELGYSLSDYQTSFKLWAPTATAVQVVVYENTSNDAPIWKTFNLERGNSYSYSHKYNTIGVWSLDLDENLAGKAYQYQIDFPHHQTVTRDPYTIATSPDGKRSVILSHQDRQVEGFVVKHGTEAPWRLENPCKAVICEMHIRDLTKSPTSGVAEHLRGTFLGAAQTGTVNQFGQATAFDYIKELGCNYVQLQPIFDRHKEYDEDGNVTYNWGYDPQNYNAPEPSFSSNPDDPGQVIRDLKTMVQAYHDAGIGVIMDVVYNHTFSTVDAPFQTTVPDYYYRMNPDGTFQNGTGVGNETASEHEMFRKYMIDSLLYWVQEYNIDGFRFDLMGIHDVKTMQAIRWALDEVDPRIITYGEGWDMGTGLATYDKAKKDNAYQMPNIGFFNDNQRDAVKGGEVYGAIKSGFVSGAATEPIIAKAILGSRELGSYLSPNQVLNYVEAHDNYNLHDLLATLHPDQSSDQIMCKVETATVMNLLMQGMSFMEIGQEFGRTKLIPTGEHGQLTSADRERAMNSYNAPDSVNQINWDLINERQESIDFVRQIIRLKTQTSAFSYPTYEEVYRHVFVHTAAENSGWIVYEIHGGPEHLLVVFNAKGTSLYFENAGNLEMLVTNSRSKQENVIDDTSVAVLKVLS, encoded by the coding sequence ATGTTAAATTACCCTGTAGTCATCCATTTTCATCGAAAAAACGGGGATTATGCAGCCTGTTCATTTAGTAGAAAACAGGCGGACAATGTTGAAAAATTGTATTATGAAAATAACTTTTTTGGAGCAAAGTTCTCCTTCACAGTTACAAGTCAAGAAAAGTTAGAAAACCTGAAGTTTTCTGTCGAGATTGATGGGACAGTTAAGGAATATTCCGTGCGTTATAACTACTATCCGCTTCTGACAGAAGTTTGGATTTTAGAGGGCGACGAGACTGTTTATTATTCTGAAAACCCAGCCATTGCTAGTCCTTACTACAAAGATCAAAATCCATTTGCTTTTGATAGAGCAATACATAGCGCTAGTTTTGATCACCACTGGGGCTACCAAGGAGAACTAGGTTACAGTCTTTCAGATTATCAGACTAGCTTTAAACTTTGGGCTCCTACGGCTACTGCTGTACAGGTGGTTGTCTACGAAAATACCAGCAACGACGCTCCGATTTGGAAAACCTTTAATCTAGAGCGTGGTAATAGCTATTCATACAGTCATAAGTACAATACCATTGGTGTTTGGAGTCTAGACTTAGATGAAAATCTTGCTGGCAAGGCTTATCAGTATCAGATTGACTTTCCTCACCACCAGACTGTGACGAGAGATCCTTACACGATTGCCACAAGTCCTGACGGCAAACGTTCCGTAATTCTTTCTCATCAAGACAGACAAGTAGAAGGATTTGTGGTCAAACATGGAACAGAAGCGCCTTGGCGTTTGGAAAATCCATGTAAAGCAGTTATCTGTGAAATGCATATCCGAGATTTAACCAAATCTCCGACCTCTGGAGTTGCAGAGCATCTCCGTGGAACCTTCCTTGGTGCTGCCCAGACTGGAACTGTAAACCAATTCGGACAAGCAACCGCCTTTGACTATATCAAAGAACTTGGCTGCAACTATGTTCAACTCCAGCCTATCTTTGATCGCCATAAGGAATACGATGAGGATGGAAATGTAACCTATAACTGGGGTTATGACCCTCAAAACTACAATGCACCAGAACCAAGTTTTTCTAGTAATCCAGATGATCCAGGGCAGGTCATTCGTGATTTGAAGACCATGGTTCAAGCCTATCACGATGCGGGGATTGGTGTCATTATGGACGTGGTTTATAATCACACCTTTTCAACGGTTGATGCACCTTTCCAAACAACTGTCCCTGATTACTACTATCGTATGAATCCAGACGGTACCTTCCAGAATGGAACAGGTGTTGGAAATGAAACAGCCAGTGAACACGAAATGTTCCGCAAGTACATGATTGATTCTCTTCTATACTGGGTACAGGAATACAATATTGACGGCTTCCGTTTTGACTTGATGGGTATTCATGATGTCAAAACCATGCAAGCGATTCGTTGGGCGCTAGATGAGGTTGATCCCCGTATTATCACTTATGGAGAAGGCTGGGATATGGGAACAGGTCTTGCAACTTATGATAAGGCCAAGAAGGATAATGCCTACCAAATGCCAAATATCGGATTCTTCAATGATAATCAGCGTGATGCGGTCAAAGGAGGAGAAGTTTATGGTGCAATCAAGTCAGGATTTGTAAGTGGTGCAGCCACTGAACCAATCATTGCCAAGGCCATTCTTGGTAGCCGAGAATTGGGTTCTTATCTCAGTCCAAACCAGGTTCTCAACTATGTTGAAGCCCATGACAATTACAATCTTCATGATTTGTTGGCGACTCTTCATCCTGATCAAAGTTCAGACCAGATTATGTGCAAGGTTGAGACGGCGACAGTAATGAACCTTCTCATGCAAGGAATGTCCTTTATGGAAATTGGCCAAGAATTTGGTCGAACCAAATTAATTCCGACGGGTGAACATGGACAACTCACTTCGGCAGACCGAGAACGTGCTATGAATAGTTACAACGCTCCTGACAGTGTTAACCAAATAAACTGGGATTTAATCAATGAAAGACAAGAAAGCATTGACTTTGTCCGTCAAATTATTCGACTGAAAACACAGACTAGCGCCTTTTCTTATCCTACATACGAAGAAGTTTACCGTCATGTCTTTGTTCACACAGCTGCAGAAAATAGCGGATGGATTGTTTACGAGATTCACGGGGGGCCAGAACATCTATTGGTAGTATTCAATGCCAAGGGAACTTCCTTATACTTTGAAAATGCAGGAAATCTAGAAATGCTTGTGACCAATAGTCGTTCGAAACAAGAAAATGTCATTGATGATACTAGTGTCGCAGTGCTAAAAGTACTCTCTTAA
- a CDS encoding MFS transporter, giving the protein MNRYAVQLISRGAVNKIGNMLYDYGNSVWLASMGAIGQTVLGMYQISELVTSILVNPFGGVISDRFSRRKILMAADLVCGILCLAISFIRNDSWMIGALIFANIVQAIAFAFSRPANKAIITELVEKDELVLYNSRLELVLQVVSVSSPVLSFLVLQFSSLHLTLLLDALTFFIAFVLVALLPKEEPMVQDKKLFTGKDIFADIKDGLHYIWHQKEIFFLLLVASSVNFFFAAFEFLLPFSNKLYGVEGAYATILTMGAIGSIIGALIANKFKSSMNTLLFLLILTGVGVFMMGLPLPNILTFSGNLICELFMTIFNIHFFTQVQTKIDGEYLGRVLSTIFTLAILFMPIAKGLMTFLPSVHLYSFLIIGLGVVALSFLALGYVRTHFEKET; this is encoded by the coding sequence ATGAATCGCTATGCAGTACAGTTGATTAGTCGCGGAGCTGTTAACAAGATAGGGAATATGCTCTATGATTATGGAAATAGTGTCTGGTTGGCTTCCATGGGGGCCATAGGCCAGACTGTTTTAGGAATGTATCAGATTTCTGAACTCGTCACATCTATTCTCGTAAATCCCTTTGGCGGAGTCATTTCAGACCGTTTTTCTCGTCGTAAGATTTTAATGGCGGCAGACCTTGTTTGTGGGATTCTTTGTCTGGCTATTTCTTTTATAAGGAATGACAGCTGGATGATTGGAGCTTTGATTTTTGCCAATATTGTTCAGGCTATTGCTTTTGCCTTTTCTAGACCAGCAAATAAGGCCATTATCACCGAATTGGTAGAGAAGGATGAACTGGTCCTCTACAATTCTCGTTTGGAGTTGGTCTTGCAGGTTGTCAGCGTGAGTTCTCCTGTACTTTCTTTTCTTGTTTTACAATTCTCAAGTCTCCATCTGACGCTCTTACTAGATGCTTTGACTTTTTTTATAGCATTTGTTCTAGTGGCCTTACTTCCAAAAGAAGAACCAATGGTTCAAGATAAGAAACTTTTTACTGGTAAAGATATTTTTGCAGATATCAAAGATGGCTTGCACTATATCTGGCATCAAAAAGAGATTTTCTTTCTCCTGTTAGTGGCTTCCAGCGTTAATTTCTTTTTTGCGGCTTTTGAGTTTTTGCTTCCTTTTTCAAATAAACTATATGGAGTAGAAGGAGCTTATGCGACTATCTTAACCATGGGTGCGATTGGCTCAATTATAGGAGCACTGATAGCAAATAAATTTAAATCAAGTATGAATACACTTTTGTTCTTATTGATTTTAACAGGAGTAGGAGTTTTCATGATGGGTTTGCCACTGCCCAATATTTTAACCTTTTCTGGAAACCTGATTTGTGAACTCTTTATGACGATTTTTAATATTCACTTCTTTACACAGGTACAGACCAAGATTGATGGAGAATATCTGGGTAGGGTATTGAGTACCATTTTTACACTGGCAATTCTCTTTATGCCGATTGCGAAAGGTTTGATGACCTTTCTTCCAAGTGTCCATCTTTATTCTTTCTTGATTATTGGACTTGGAGTTGTAGCCTTATCTTTCTTAGCTCTCGGATATGTTCGAACTCATTTTGAAAAAGAGACATAA
- a CDS encoding NADP-dependent glyceraldehyde-3-phosphate dehydrogenase produces MTRYQNLVNGKWKSAEKEITIYSPINQEELGTVPAMTQAEVDEAMKAARAALPAWRALSAVERAAYLHKTAAILERDKEEIGTILAKEVAKGIKAAIGEVVRTADLIRYAAEEGLRITGQAMEGGGFEAASKNKLAVVRREPVGVVLAIAPFNYPVNLSASKIAPALIAGNVVMFKPPTQGSISGLLLAKAFEEAGIPAGVFNTITGRGSEIGDYIIEHKEVNFINFTGSTPIGERIGRLAGMRPIMLELGGKDAALVLEDADLEHAAKQIVAGAFSYSGQRCTAIKRVIVIESVADTLAALLQAEVTKLTVGDPFDNADITPVIDNASADFIWGLIDDAQEKGAQALTPIKREGNLLWPVLFDQVTKDMKVAWEEPFGPVLPIIRVASVEEAIAFANESEFGLQSSVFTNDFKKAFEIAEKLEVGTVHINNKTQRGPDNFPFLGVKGSGAGVQGIKYSIEAMTNVKSIVFDVK; encoded by the coding sequence TTGACAAGATATCAGAATTTAGTAAATGGAAAATGGAAATCAGCTGAAAAAGAAATTACGATTTATTCACCAATAAACCAAGAAGAATTAGGGACTGTTCCAGCTATGACTCAGGCAGAAGTAGATGAGGCTATGAAAGCTGCGCGTGCAGCCCTGCCAGCTTGGCGAGCTTTATCAGCAGTTGAACGTGCGGCTTATTTGCACAAAACAGCAGCTATTTTAGAACGTGATAAGGAAGAAATTGGTACTATACTTGCCAAAGAAGTGGCAAAGGGAATTAAAGCAGCTATTGGAGAAGTGGTGCGTACCGCAGACTTGATTCGCTATGCTGCTGAGGAAGGTCTCCGTATCACTGGACAAGCAATGGAAGGTGGCGGTTTTGAAGCAGCAAGTAAAAATAAATTGGCCGTTGTTCGTCGCGAGCCAGTTGGTGTCGTGCTGGCTATCGCTCCCTTTAATTATCCAGTTAATTTATCTGCTTCTAAAATTGCACCTGCCTTGATTGCAGGGAATGTAGTCATGTTTAAGCCACCAACACAAGGTTCTATTTCTGGGCTCTTGTTGGCTAAAGCGTTTGAAGAAGCAGGGATTCCGGCTGGTGTTTTCAATACCATTACGGGTCGTGGTTCAGAAATTGGGGATTATATCATTGAACACAAAGAAGTCAACTTCATCAACTTTACAGGTTCAACTCCTATCGGAGAACGTATTGGTCGTTTAGCTGGTATGCGTCCAATCATGTTGGAGCTTGGTGGGAAAGATGCAGCCTTAGTACTAGAAGATGCAGATTTGGAACATGCTGCCAAGCAAATTGTTGCGGGTGCCTTTAGCTATTCAGGTCAACGTTGCACAGCCATTAAACGTGTTATTGTTATCGAAAGTGTAGCAGATACACTAGCTGCTTTGCTTCAAGCAGAGGTTACTAAATTAACAGTTGGCGATCCATTCGACAATGCTGATATCACACCAGTTATCGACAATGCTTCAGCAGACTTTATTTGGGGCTTGATTGATGATGCACAAGAAAAAGGTGCTCAGGCTCTTACACCAATCAAACGCGAAGGCAATCTTCTATGGCCAGTGCTTTTTGACCAAGTTACAAAAGATATGAAAGTGGCATGGGAAGAGCCATTTGGTCCTGTTTTACCAATTATCCGTGTGGCTAGTGTAGAGGAAGCCATTGCCTTTGCCAACGAATCTGAATTCGGCCTTCAATCCTCAGTCTTTACAAATGATTTCAAAAAAGCATTTGAAATTGCTGAAAAACTTGAAGTGGGTACAGTTCATATAAATAATAAAACCCAGCGTGGTCCAGATAATTTCCCATTCCTTGGTGTCAAAGGTTCTGGCGCTGGAGTGCAAGGAATTAAATATAGTATTGAAGCGATGACAAATGTCAAATCCATTGTTTTTGATGTGAAATGA
- the glgB gene encoding 1,4-alpha-glucan branching protein GlgB, with translation MDKNNALKTFMTGENFHLQHYLGAHREEKNGEYGYTFRVWAPNAQAVHLVGDFTNWVENQILMERNEFGVWEVFTSLAQEGQIYKYHITRANGHQLMKIDPLAVRYEARPGTGAILTDIPEKKWKDGLWLARRKRLSFEERPVNIYEAHAGSWKRNPDGSPYSFAQLKDELIPYLVEMNYTHIEFMPLMSHPLGLSWGYQLMGYFALEHAYGRPEEFQDFVEECHLNNIGVIVDWVPGHFTINDDALAYYDGTPTFEYQDHNKAHNYGWGALNFDLGKNEVQSFLISSIKFWIDFYHLDGIRVDAVSNILYLDYDDAPWTPNKDGGNLNYEGYYFLQRLNDVIKLVHPDVMMIAEESSSATQITDTKDSDGLGFDYKWNMGWMNDILRFYEEDPIYRKYDFNLVTFSFMYVFKENYLLPFSHDEVVHGKKSMMHKMWGDRYNQFAGLRNLYTYQICHPGKKLLFMGSEYGQFLEWKSEEQLEWSNLEDPMNAKMKYFTSQLNQFYKDHRCLWEIDTSYDGIEIIDADNRDQSVLSFIRKGKKDDMLVCIFNMAPVERKDFTIGLPVAGIYEEVWNTELEEWGGVWKEHNQTVQTQEGLWKDYEHTLTFTLPAMGASVWKIKRRLKPTKTVTSKNQKGVENEE, from the coding sequence ATGGATAAGAATAATGCTTTAAAAACCTTTATGACAGGTGAAAATTTTCACCTCCAGCACTATCTGGGAGCTCATAGGGAAGAAAAAAATGGAGAGTATGGCTATACTTTTCGCGTGTGGGCGCCTAATGCTCAGGCTGTTCACTTGGTAGGGGATTTCACCAATTGGGTTGAAAATCAAATTTTGATGGAACGGAATGAATTTGGAGTCTGGGAAGTCTTTACCAGTCTTGCTCAAGAAGGCCAAATTTATAAGTACCATATCACGCGTGCAAATGGTCATCAGCTGATGAAGATTGACCCTTTGGCTGTTCGATATGAGGCACGACCTGGTACTGGGGCTATTTTAACAGATATTCCAGAAAAGAAATGGAAGGATGGTCTCTGGCTAGCTCGTAGAAAACGCTTGAGCTTTGAAGAGCGTCCTGTTAATATTTACGAGGCTCATGCTGGCTCTTGGAAGAGAAATCCTGATGGCAGCCCCTATAGTTTTGCTCAATTGAAAGATGAACTCATTCCTTACTTGGTTGAGATGAATTATACTCACATTGAGTTTATGCCCCTGATGTCTCACCCTCTCGGTTTGAGTTGGGGCTATCAGCTTATGGGTTACTTTGCTCTAGAGCATGCCTATGGTCGTCCTGAAGAGTTTCAAGATTTTGTTGAGGAATGTCACTTAAACAATATTGGGGTTATTGTGGACTGGGTACCTGGTCATTTCACCATTAATGATGATGCCTTAGCTTATTATGACGGGACACCGACTTTTGAGTACCAAGACCATAATAAGGCTCATAACTATGGTTGGGGCGCTCTCAATTTTGACCTTGGAAAAAATGAAGTCCAGTCCTTCTTGATTTCTAGTATTAAGTTTTGGATTGACTTTTACCATCTAGATGGTATTCGTGTGGATGCTGTCAGCAATATACTCTATTTAGACTACGATGATGCTCCATGGACACCTAATAAAGATGGTGGGAATCTCAACTATGAGGGATATTATTTCCTTCAACGCTTGAATGATGTGATTAAACTAGTTCATCCAGATGTGATGATGATTGCAGAAGAAAGTTCATCAGCTACTCAGATTACTGACACTAAGGATTCAGATGGTCTAGGATTTGACTACAAGTGGAATATGGGCTGGATGAATGATATCCTCCGATTCTACGAAGAAGATCCGATTTACCGTAAATATGACTTTAATCTGGTGACTTTCAGCTTTATGTATGTCTTCAAGGAAAACTATCTCCTACCATTCTCGCACGATGAAGTGGTTCATGGCAAGAAGAGTATGATGCACAAGATGTGGGGAGATCGCTACAATCAATTTGCAGGCTTGCGCAATCTCTACACTTACCAAATTTGTCACCCAGGCAAAAAATTGCTTTTCATGGGTAGTGAATATGGGCAATTCCTAGAATGGAAATCTGAAGAACAGTTGGAATGGTCAAACCTAGAAGATCCAATGAATGCTAAGATGAAGTATTTCACTTCTCAGCTAAACCAGTTTTACAAAGACCACCGCTGTCTGTGGGAAATTGATACTAGCTATGATGGCATTGAAATCATTGATGCGGATAATCGAGACCAGAGTGTTCTTTCCTTCATCCGTAAGGGTAAGAAGGATGATATGTTAGTCTGTATCTTTAATATGGCACCTGTTGAACGAAAAGATTTTACAATCGGATTGCCTGTCGCAGGGATTTATGAAGAAGTCTGGAATACTGAGTTAGAAGAGTGGGGAGGCGTGTGGAAAGAACATAATCAAACTGTTCAAACGCAAGAAGGACTATGGAAAGATTATGAGCACACTTTAACATTTACCCTACCGGCTATGGGAGCAAGTGTTTGGAAAATCAAACGTCGATTGAAACCTACTAAAACCGTCACAAGTAAAAACCAAAAAGGAGTAGAAAATGAAGAATGA